Genomic window (Eubalaena glacialis isolate mEubGla1 chromosome X, mEubGla1.1.hap2.+ XY, whole genome shotgun sequence):
GACCATTGGTGAATTTCAACACTATGTCGTGAATTTCAGATCATTTTCCACTTGTTTACTAAGATGGAAAACTCGGATTCCGACGATGAAGGAGATGGAGTTCCGGCCCAACGCATAAGTCAAACGGACCGATTGGTTTGGGAAGAAGATTTCTTCAGACTCGTCAACAATCTGAGTGAAGAAGATTACAAACTTATGAGAGACAACAATCTTCTAGGCATTCCAGGTGAAAGTACAGAAGAAGTGTTGCTGAGAAGACTTcagctaattaaagaaaacccaCCACAAGACTCAGATGAAAATACAGGTATATTTTGCTTTTGGAGGGAATAGGATGGGATGAATAAGGAACTTCATCATAGTAAATAGTAACTTCATAATAGTACATAGTAACTAATTATACAGAAGTGACATAAGTTAATTTGGTGAGTAACTTCTCATAAAAAGAACTGGCATTTACTTGatttttggtgggaatgtcaaggtatgtttgttttcctgattcacatttgggttgttttaattGGGAAACAGTGTGAAGTAgcctatttgtatttttcttggttttctacCTCAATTGAAAGTCCCTCCTACttcctgaattattttttctacatagacatgtaaaaaaagcaaacagaaatattttatattctaatcaagtggttctcaactggggacaaTTTTGCTCTCTCCAACACctggggacatttgacaatggcTAGAGATATTTTGGGTTGTCACAGGGGAGGCATGGGTGTTACTAGCATCCAGTGGGcacaggccagggatgctgccaaatatcccacaatgcacaggataGCTCCCCAAAACAAAGACTTGTCCAgcaccaaaatgtcaacagtgctaaGGCTGAGAAGCCGTGCTCAAACCTCAGGTCTGGTGCCTTCTCTCCCAGTGTGCAGTAGAGGATTTTACTGTCTAATGAAGAGGATACTATAACACTTTGGTTCTTGAATATGGTCTTATATGTACCATGCTAGGTTCAGTCTATTCATTTGATCTGACCTTCAATTTAATGCCAATTAAAAATCTTGGTAACATTAAGAAGTATTCAAAATTCAAATACTTTTAAACCTATAAAACTGGTTTATGTTTGGGCAataatcttatattttaaaacagcttATATATTATCAAAAGCACATAAGTGAAGAGCCTAGAAATAGTAATGTTGGAGACTAATGAAAATTAGACAATAATGTAAATTGAACTAAAATACTAGCATTGTACCTTAACTGGTGTTTACCTTGTTTAATTGCATTAGTGCTTTGACAGTGGActgaaaaaaaagtctcttgACATTCCTCCTACAGTGGTACACAGGGCTGTGTATATGACGAAGTATTGAAAAATAGACTTCCTCCagattccctttttaaaaaattctctaagTTTATCTAGGATTAGCTCACTCTTTTTCAGATGGAATTGAAACTTTTCTACCTTTACTTATAAATCTAGACAGTgtactttataaaatattaactctaTAAATGTGAAATCAGTTTAAAACATCTGAGTATTTAAgttctcattttttgtttgtttttgaaacaaaGTTTCAGAGTGCTATTTTATGATGGTTCTAATTTTGGTAGTTCTTTTATGTCCCCTCCCCGTTTTTTTTTGTTAACAGATAGAGGAGACTCTTCAGATGATGTGTCTAGTGGCGACTCTATAATAGACAGGCTTAACTGTTTTGGACAAACTGAAAATATGACAAGTGGACAAAGAGAAAACCAATCTTGGAGAGAAGAGGGCCAAATTAGTCCTAAAAGTGACCAGTTCAGATTCACTTTAGAAAGAAATTTTCACCTTGATAATGGGAGTCCAAATCCAGAGAATGAATATGTAGCATCTGCAAGACTTCCCAGAAGAGAAAATATGGAAGACAGCCAAAGGCAAGTGGAAAATCCACAATCTGGATCAATATTTACAAGACCATCTATGTCTGAACAAGATACAACTGAAACATTAATGGAATTCTCACCTACCAGAAGTCAGAGAAGAGCAAGAAGTAGGAGCCCAGAGTATCAGAGAACCAGAGCAAGAATTGAAAGTTGGCCGCCTCCACGTTCACTTAGGGAAAGTGTACAAAGACTTAATCATAGTATACCATCTCAGACTTCTGAGCAGCCTCTGGTAAGTGAGAATGTGAGATTTTCTAGAACTGAGCACCAAGAAATATTGAGACAGCAAATGACTGGATTTGAGTTGCACAATAGTGGTCTTATTGAAACTTTTAGAACAAGGAATGCCGTTCATGGAGAAAATTCTCCAGATACAACCAGCAGTGATAAATCTTGGGGAATGAGGGAAGTATATCCGACCATACCCTTCAATCTTGAAGTAGGACAAGTTCATTCTGGAGCATATTCTCAGAGAGACAGCATAGCTAGTAGAACTCAGTTAACATCTGAGACACCAAACAACACCGTCAGTTCTGAAAGTGAACGAGGATGGAGGCATGTGTATTCACATTCTGAGCGGGCAGATGTGAGAGCTTATGTCATTACCATCAGAAATCCCgtttgtagaattttaaataCTAGCTTAGATGATACAACATCTGTTCCAATTCAGAGCACGTTAAGGCAGACAATGACAGGATTTAGTAACTCAAGTAACCTTATGGACAGTGACAGTAATTTAGAGCATAGTGTCTCACCTCCAAGTCAAAACATGGAATGGCCAGAGTCACCAGATGAGAGCGATGGTCCTaatggtagtagtagtagtagattTGGTTCTGATTCAAATCCTAGCTATAATCCCCATTCAAGTTCCACACTGATTTGTCATTCAAGCCCCAATTGTATGTCTAGTTCCAGTTCTCGTCCTATTTCCATTTCCAGCTCAAGTGATGAAAATTCAGAAATTAGCTCACTGATGTTTGAAGGCACTGAAGAAAGAAACTCATCATCAGACTTACCATCAGAGACCAGGCAAGGGGGTAGACAAATGACCCCAGTAATATCTGATGAAAGTGACCCTTTGCTCTTCCTTAGTCTGGAACAGTTTTTCCTCTTAGATGAAGATGATCTAGACCAACCTACAGGACTCAGCAAAGCACAGATTGACAACTTGGCTGTAAGATCTTTTGATGAAAATGATGCATTAAAAGCTTGCAGCATTTGCATTACAGAGTATACTGAAAACAGCAAGCTTCGCATCCTACCTTGCTCCCATGAATATCACATTTACTGCATTGATCGCTGGCTCTCTGAGAACTCTACCTGTCCTATTTGTCGTGGGCAAGTAGTGGATTCCAATGAGAGTGAAAATCCTAATTGAGATCTGAATTCTCAGCTATGTAAAGTGTTACAGTGACGGACAAACAACAGTCACCTGCCTCATGTCCACTTTTAGAGTTATTTGTGCTTAAATATAACAATCTGAATCTAATCTAAATCTGAATCTATATATAACAATCTGAACTGAAACACTAGTTCCTGAAGGAATTATTGGGCTTTCCCCAATTTCTGTTCCAtcataaaaggaaatattaaaaagtcaaaCAATATTGTCCAATttgacaataaaaattaatttcacacCATAGCAGTTCACTGAATTTCAATAAAAACTTAGCATGTGCACTGGGTTGGGATGTTCCTGATTCCATGGGAGAAATGTCTTAATATGATATAATGAATCTAGATAGATCCTAGTAGTATTATCTAGTCACGTAAATCCCAGACATCTCTTAGCCCTGTTCAATCCTGGTTGTGcatgcagagaaacagaaacccaACCAAATGTCAATAATTAAGAAGCAATTTAAGACTATATTAGAGTCATTCACATAAAGAAGTCATGTTACATTCATAGAATGCCATAAAAAGCTTTGAAACCCTTCTCTTCCTATCTCTCTCCACAGCAGTTTATCCCACCTCCCTAACACTACCTTAAAGTTTCTCCTATTCCCCACTACCAATGTATCAGTCAGTTCTAGCTAAAAACTGATGGCACACTTTAAAAGAGTGATGGAATAGCATTTAATGAAGAGACTAAAGTGTGTAAAGAATGAAGGGACACCAAGAGATGATGAAGTACCCTGATGCTAGCAACTGTGAGAAGCCAGTATTATAACCACTAGGTTTGAAGGGGCATAGAGAGATAGTAGTTCCTGCAACCCAGAATGTCTTAGAGTTGTAGTAGAAGTCCACCCGACAAGAGACGTAACCTTAGAGAATGGCATCCACTGCCAACCTACAGTTTGGAAGGGGGCAGATCATGGAAATAAATACCCTTACCTTCTTTCCTCCTGACTTCTAATCTCTTGTCAGTACTTCATATTAGCCAAAACCAacctgaagacacagagagactgGTCGATGAAGCTGATAAAGGTCAGCCTCCTGGAATCACGGAGCAGGGTTAAGAAGGATGGCGAGTAGATCCGATAAGCAAATCAGAGACCATCTACCACAACCAGTGTTCCCAACTCTCTTCAAACCCAGTCTGTGTGTGCCTTCTTGCCTCTTCCGCTTGTTCTCTATTCCACTCTATGACTCAGCTCTTTAACAACCCTCTCTATTTTCCTTTCATCTACTCAgatcttgtatttttaaaagtgataagATGACAAAGCCTTAGAACTGAATTACCTTTCTCTTAAACATGTCACACTTTGATGTGCTGTGATTGTAAACAACTAAGGAAAAAGGGCAGTTATAggtatgtctttaatttttgcttcttaaatatattcaagcttcaatttctttctatatatgtttagttcatataattaatttttaaaacagattctGATTTCTTACAAAGGGTTTTATGGTTTATATATGACTCTTAATCCTTGTGTGAATGACCCAAAGTACCCAATTGCTGCTTGGAGCCTCTCAAGCTGCAATATGAAAGCCTTAAAGGTAAAACTTGGCTTCAAAAAACACGTCTACATAGTTCAATTCTAATTGTCCCCAGTAAAACCATCACCCAAAACCGTGAGTATTTGAAATCAAAATTTAGGTCATGCTTCCTTCCAACCTAAACATAGTGAAGGCTTTTTCTCCTAATTCAGCCTGAAAACTATTTTATGGGGGGTGTATTGGCCAGTCCAGAAAATTGTGCTTAAAATTTTCAATCCTGGTATAGGTGAGAGTACATTGTATTATAACCTAAAGCAATAATCAGAAATTTTGTGCAATGTGCAACCTATACAAATGTACGCAGTGTTAAGTATAAACCTTCTCTAAAAAGTTAAAGTCAGAAACATCACTGACCTTTATTTTCTATGTGAATTGCTGGCAGCCACAGTATTTGCACATAACTACAAAATAGAAATGGGGAGTGGTGGTGAAGTTTTCTAAAACATCTTTGAGGTAGCATATTTTTCACACAGAAGATACCTGCATGGCCAGAAATGAAGGCTTGGATCAAACCTCTGAAATTTACATTAACTTCTGAAAGTTGTGTgaatattctgatttttatgaAGTATTTTTGATGTCAGATACACTTCATTTAAAGTGAGTAGAATAATTGTAACAGTACTTGGCTTTCATACTATCCTAACAGATTAAAACCTTCCAAAGGATGATAATTGCTTAATTAATGCTTCAGTACATTCACATGCACCTTCTGTGGTcgacagaattctaagatgatGCCCAATGATCCTTGTAGTAGCCCCTCCCCTTGAGTATGAGACCTGTGAATGTGATGGAATATCATTCCCATTATTAGATTATGATCTATATAGCACAGTTGATTGGGAGATTATCCAGAGTGAGCCTGACCTCATCAGGTGAGCACttaaaaggcacagagaggggcttccctggtggcgcagtggttgggagtctgcctgccgatgcaggggacgcgggttcgagccctggtctgggaggatcccacatgccgcggagcaactgggcccgtgagccacaactactgagcctgcgcgtctggagcctgtgctccgcaacaggagaggccgcgatagtgaaaggcccgcgcaccgcgatgaagagtggcccccgctcgccgcaactagagaaaggcctcgcacagaaacgaagacccaacacagccataaataactaaataaattaaaaaaaaaaaaaattaaaaaaaaaaaaaaaaaaaggcacagagaggaCTTCTAATCCAGATAAGATGGTTTATACTTCTCTCTCCCGGCTCCCCCTTTATAAGCACAACTATATATCCTGGAAATAATATGAGACAACCAAAGGACAGCTCTGAAAGGTCTAAAGAAGGTGAATTTGCCTAGGGACCCTCAGAATGGATGAACAACCTCATGGCAGGGCACCTTATGACCCTCTACCAACAAAAAAATGTGATCCAGGCCCAGCATTTCCTAACTCCCAACGTAGTAACAGGAAGTGGCTCAAATAGGCTCTTCCTCCATCACATCAAATGGGGATCCCCCAAACACCAGGTGAGCCTTGCAGAACCTGCAAGGAGGAACAGTTGGAAGCCCTGATGACAATACATGACCAGGGAAAGTGCTTTCCTTCCCCACTGGGCCTGAgatccccctccaccacccagaCACATCAGTGGCTAAGGGTACCAGCAAAAGTGATCCTACCACAAAAAGCTCCCACCTGGAAAATGCTCTCCTCAGATGGGCCTGAGACTCCTCTCCCTACCCAGAAACATCAGGCAACTTGCTGGTACCAGCAACGGAGATCCCTCCACAGAAAGCTCTCAACCTGGTAAGCACCCTCCATCCTTACAGTCCAGGGAGACCCTGTCACAAGTGCCTGGCCCAGGAAGGACTCCTCATCAAGTGTTCCAGAGATTCCCTTCCCTCACCAGAAGCACCAAGTGCCGTATCCTGGGGAAGCTGCTTCAGACCCCATGAGCAGCGTGAGAAGGGACCAGAGGTAACCCCACCTGCACAAGATAAACAGACCAAAAGAGTACCACAAAGGTTCTGAAAATTAGGTTATCATGGAACCACAGTCCCTAAAAGTACAGGAGATGTGTGCCAAACCTATAAAGAGTGAATGCctgctaaaaatttaaaaaacaaaacaaaacaaaacactttaaatAGGGACCAAAGTATCCtaacataatagccaaaatgtccaaaagacaataaaataacaCTACTTATACCAAGAACCAGATACATGACAGCTTGAATAAGGTGTGACAGATGATGCCGACCCAAGATGAattagatgttagaattatctgacaagggTTTAAAAATGCTGATTTCAGACCTTTAAGACCTTGAACACAGAACCTAGTCACTCCATGCCAGTATCCCAACCTATagaactgtgagctaataaagagatgctgttttaagccattacaTTTGTACTAATTTCTTacgcagcaacagaaaactaatacaacttcTCATCTGGGATCCATCCTGTACTTAGAAAATGATTATAATGAGTCCTAGACAAGTAAATGGCTGAATGTCTTGGTTCTAGGCCCACTATGACATCATATCCTACCATTTTCCCCAAGAATGGAATCCCTAATTCCTGCTACGGAAGCTCCTAGAAGACAGTATCCTTCCTGTTTGAACCACCACCAATATCTTACCGCTCTAACTTTACTTCACATCACCCTATCTCATTCTAGCAGTGTATGCTGCTTATATCACAAACCCAATTTAACACTCTGACTCTGAAACTACACAGCCACTTATTTTTGTCGCAAAGCGATTGCTGAGTCCTATATTGCTCTTCCAAATCATATTCCTCTCTGTCTGCCCTGACAAATCAGAAATTGAGCAGATTTGTACCTGAATCTTCTGAGCTCAACCTGATACGCTTTTTACATTACAGTATATCAGTTTAAATACACAGCATCACTCACTGTGATTGTGAGCAGAAACATTTCCATCTCAAGAATTTTCTCTGCATTTCCGTggtagttttttaaatatttgtttattttggcctaATTCCAAAACAAAACCCTTATCTGAATAACAAATTCTTTCTGAAAGTAGTTATAGCCTGTGGATAGGTTTTGGATAGCAATATAACGTCTATCTTTTTTGGCTAACCATGAAAATAAGTTGTGCTCTCAGTATCCCATGAAGAATTAAGTATAAAGATTCTTTTGTAAGTGCAAACAAGCCTGAGCACTTAACAACATGAACATCAAAACACTGCATGTACTGGAAAGTTCACAAAGAGATGTGACGTTTCTGTTAAGTAACATCACTTGTTATCAATATGCAATACTTTGAGATCTTCAGTATCTTCTCTACTACAATTAGCCAAACATTTCACGTCTTTTCATTATTTGAGAGGTGAATGTATACTCCCTTCAATGAGAAGTTTCCTGGTATGAGAATTTCGAATGGAAATCTgaactgtatttcttttctgtgaCTTCATTTAAGATTTGAAAATTCTTTACCATCCTACCTCAGGCTTTTTCACTATGAAATAAGAGGCTCCCCTTTGTGTGATATTCAAAACTCTC
Coding sequences:
- the LOC133081750 gene encoding E3 ubiquitin-protein ligase RLIM-like; the protein is MENSDSDDEGDGVPAQRISQTDRLVWEEDFFRLVNNLSEEDYKLMRDNNLLGIPGESTEEVLLRRLQLIKENPPQDSDENTDRGDSSDDVSSGDSIIDRLNCFGQTENMTSGQRENQSWREEGQISPKSDQFRFTLERNFHLDNGSPNPENEYVASARLPRRENMEDSQRQVENPQSGSIFTRPSMSEQDTTETLMEFSPTRSQRRARSRSPEYQRTRARIESWPPPRSLRESVQRLNHSIPSQTSEQPLVSENVRFSRTEHQEILRQQMTGFELHNSGLIETFRTRNAVHGENSPDTTSSDKSWGMREVYPTIPFNLEVGQVHSGAYSQRDSIASRTQLTSETPNNTVSSESERGWRHVYSHSERADVRAYVITIRNPVCRILNTSLDDTTSVPIQSTLRQTMTGFSNSSNLMDSDSNLEHSVSPPSQNMEWPESPDESDGPNGSSSSRFGSDSNPSYNPHSSSTLICHSSPNCMSSSSSRPISISSSSDENSEISSLMFEGTEERNSSSDLPSETRQGGRQMTPVISDESDPLLFLSLEQFFLLDEDDLDQPTGLSKAQIDNLAVRSFDENDALKACSICITEYTENSKLRILPCSHEYHIYCIDRWLSENSTCPICRGQVVDSNESENPN